One genomic region from Pseudoduganella dura encodes:
- a CDS encoding glycoside hydrolase family 43 protein, translated as MPAVFFVCAAAGATVLPATALAQATPVPAFDNPLVKQRADPHVTLQPDGWYYYTATVPEYDRIEVRRARSLDALGAAEAHTVWRKHAQGEMGAHIWAPEMHKIDGKWFIYFTAGRADKIWEIRLYVLECESDDPLRGPWKERGQLKTGWESFALDATTFALDGRRYLLWTQRPKEGDKKQTDIYIAPMDTPLSISGPAVLLTEPEYDWEKVRHAVNEAPAVLVKNGRVFLTYSASATDANYALGMLTAPAGANLLDRKSWTKSAQPVFASSAANSQYGPGHNSFTTTPDGKTDILVYHARNYRDIAGDPLRNPDRHTRAQAIAWRADGTPDFGVPVPDKK; from the coding sequence ATGCCCGCGGTTTTTTTCGTGTGCGCCGCGGCGGGTGCCACGGTCCTTCCCGCCACCGCCCTTGCCCAGGCCACCCCTGTCCCGGCCTTCGACAATCCCCTCGTGAAGCAGCGCGCCGACCCGCACGTCACCCTGCAGCCGGATGGCTGGTACTACTACACCGCCACCGTGCCGGAATACGACCGCATCGAAGTGCGGCGCGCTCGCTCGCTCGATGCGCTGGGCGCCGCCGAAGCGCACACGGTCTGGCGCAAGCATGCGCAAGGTGAAATGGGCGCGCACATCTGGGCGCCCGAGATGCATAAAATCGACGGCAAGTGGTTTATCTACTTCACCGCCGGCCGCGCCGACAAGATCTGGGAAATCCGCCTGTACGTGCTCGAATGCGAATCCGACGACCCGCTGCGCGGTCCGTGGAAGGAACGCGGTCAGTTGAAGACCGGCTGGGAGTCGTTCGCGCTGGACGCCACCACGTTCGCGCTGGACGGCAGGCGCTACCTGCTGTGGACGCAGAGGCCGAAGGAGGGCGACAAAAAGCAGACCGACATCTACATCGCGCCGATGGACACGCCGCTGTCGATCTCCGGCCCGGCCGTGCTGCTGACCGAACCGGAATACGACTGGGAGAAGGTCAGGCACGCCGTCAACGAGGCGCCCGCGGTGCTGGTGAAGAACGGCCGCGTGTTCCTCACGTATTCCGCCTCGGCCACCGACGCCAACTATGCCCTCGGCATGCTGACGGCACCGGCAGGCGCCAACCTGCTCGACCGCAAGTCATGGACCAAGTCCGCCCAGCCGGTGTTCGCCAGCAGCGCGGCGAACAGCCAGTACGGCCCGGGCCATAATTCGTTTACCACCACGCCGGATGGCAAGACCGATATCCTCGTCTACCATGCGCGCAATTACCGCGACATCGCGGGCGACCCGCTGCGCAACCCCGACCGGCACACGCGTGCCCAGGCGATAGCATGGCGGGCCGACGGCACGCCGGACTTTGGCGTCCCCGTCCCCGACAAAAAATAG
- a CDS encoding ABC transporter permease has product MTATTKTPETTPPQTPAASGSRYTILDQPRFGIKGVLGKWETLLALLLLLVFIVNGALLPHFLDPYNLADGTFNFSEKALIALPMALLIICREIDISVAGILALSSVAMGLAMNAGFPPASLLFVALATGIACGTLNGVLVTRFGLPAIVVTIGTVSLFRGLASVVLGDKAFTGYPQLMTDWGQGYFLDFIPREFVILLVFAAIFAFVLHATRWGRRIYAIGNNPIAARFSGIEVDRYRLVLFMLTGAMAGLAAFLLTGRIGSTRPNIAMGWELEAITMVILGGVSIAGGAGTIGGVMLAVLTLGTVTYGLSMANIPGIYMTIVIGLLLLVTIALPRLLRGRKVAK; this is encoded by the coding sequence ATGACCGCCACCACCAAAACACCCGAAACGACGCCGCCGCAAACACCCGCCGCCAGCGGCTCGCGCTACACGATCCTCGACCAGCCCCGCTTCGGCATCAAGGGCGTGCTGGGCAAGTGGGAAACCCTGCTCGCCCTGCTCCTGCTGCTGGTCTTCATCGTCAACGGCGCGCTGCTGCCGCACTTCCTGGATCCGTACAACCTTGCGGACGGCACGTTCAACTTCAGCGAGAAGGCCCTGATCGCGCTGCCGATGGCGCTGTTGATCATCTGCCGCGAGATCGACATCTCCGTGGCCGGCATCCTGGCGCTGTCGTCGGTGGCGATGGGGCTGGCGATGAACGCCGGCTTCCCGCCCGCCTCGCTGCTGTTCGTGGCGCTGGCCACCGGCATCGCCTGCGGCACGCTGAACGGCGTGCTGGTCACGCGCTTCGGCCTGCCCGCGATCGTGGTCACGATCGGCACCGTGTCGCTGTTCCGCGGCCTGGCGTCGGTGGTGCTGGGCGACAAGGCCTTCACCGGCTACCCGCAGCTGATGACGGACTGGGGGCAAGGGTACTTTCTTGATTTCATCCCGCGCGAATTCGTGATCCTGCTGGTGTTCGCGGCCATCTTCGCGTTCGTGCTGCACGCCACGCGGTGGGGCCGCCGCATCTACGCGATCGGCAACAACCCGATCGCCGCGCGGTTTTCCGGCATCGAGGTGGACCGCTACCGCCTGGTGCTGTTCATGCTCACCGGCGCGATGGCCGGCCTGGCGGCGTTCCTGCTGACGGGCCGCATCGGTTCCACGCGCCCGAACATCGCGATGGGCTGGGAACTGGAAGCGATCACGATGGTGATCCTGGGCGGCGTTTCCATCGCCGGCGGCGCCGGCACGATCGGCGGCGTGATGCTGGCCGTGCTGACGCTGGGCACGGTGACCTACGGCCTGTCGATGGCGAACATCCCGGGCATCTACATGACGATCGTGATCGGCCTGCTGCTGCTGGTGACGATCGCGCTGCCGCGGCTGTTGCGCGGCAGGAAGGTGGCAAAATGA
- a CDS encoding sugar ABC transporter ATP-binding protein, whose protein sequence is MQQTTNTPAGSAIPAGEAVLRLEGICKRFGGVTALNKMSLTVRAGEVMALLGENGAGKSTLVKTLTGIYQPDEGTITLGGEAVSFANAQDAMRVGITAVHQESVMFDELTVAENIYVGRQPQKGGRIDWSRIEHEAEQLFARLEVPLPVRTKVKDLSVAQRHFVEIARALSQDARVVILDEPTAALSQREIGELYRIINQLKAAGTAIIFITHKFDEIYAVADRYTVLRDGQYITEGVLADITEGELVSLMVGRAVSQAYPKADVTPGATLLEVKDFCHPTEFQDVSFSLRKGEILGFYGLVGAGRSEVMQAIFGLTKPSRGTVTIDGKPVNIGCAADGIAHGIAYVPEDRQHQGAHLSLPILHNITLPILDKMGWFLRGGKAKRESLAVARLYSEQLELKAHHLRQNVSELSGGNQQKVVLGKWLATNPKVIILDEPTKGIDIGSKAAVHRFVGELVRQGLSVILVSSELPEVLGLSDRIVVMHQGRVEREFSRLEATPENVCAAASGAVLEEAA, encoded by the coding sequence ATGCAACAGACAACGAACACACCTGCCGGGAGTGCCATCCCGGCGGGCGAGGCCGTGCTACGCCTCGAAGGCATCTGCAAGCGGTTCGGTGGCGTGACCGCGCTCAACAAGATGTCGCTCACGGTGCGCGCCGGCGAGGTGATGGCCTTGCTGGGCGAGAACGGCGCCGGCAAGTCCACCCTGGTGAAAACGCTGACCGGCATCTACCAGCCGGACGAAGGCACCATCACGCTGGGCGGCGAAGCCGTATCGTTCGCCAACGCGCAGGATGCGATGCGCGTGGGGATCACCGCGGTGCACCAGGAAAGCGTGATGTTCGACGAGCTCACCGTGGCCGAGAACATCTACGTGGGGCGCCAGCCGCAAAAGGGCGGCCGGATCGACTGGAGCCGCATCGAGCACGAGGCCGAGCAGCTGTTCGCGCGCCTCGAAGTGCCGCTGCCGGTGCGCACGAAAGTGAAGGACCTGTCGGTGGCCCAGCGCCACTTCGTGGAAATCGCCCGGGCGCTGTCGCAGGATGCCCGCGTGGTGATCCTCGATGAACCGACCGCCGCCCTCTCGCAGCGCGAGATCGGCGAGCTGTACCGCATCATCAACCAGCTGAAGGCGGCCGGCACGGCCATCATCTTCATCACCCACAAGTTCGACGAGATCTACGCCGTGGCCGACCGCTACACGGTGCTGCGCGACGGGCAGTACATCACCGAAGGCGTGCTGGCCGACATCACCGAAGGCGAGCTGGTCTCGCTGATGGTGGGCCGCGCCGTGAGCCAGGCTTACCCGAAGGCGGATGTGACGCCGGGCGCCACGCTGCTCGAAGTGAAGGACTTCTGCCACCCGACCGAATTCCAGGACGTCAGCTTCTCGCTGCGAAAAGGCGAGATCCTGGGCTTCTACGGCCTGGTCGGCGCCGGCCGCTCCGAGGTGATGCAGGCGATCTTCGGCCTCACGAAACCTTCGCGCGGCACCGTGACGATCGACGGCAAGCCCGTGAACATCGGCTGCGCGGCCGACGGCATCGCCCATGGCATCGCCTACGTGCCGGAAGACCGCCAGCACCAGGGCGCGCACCTGTCGCTGCCGATCCTGCACAACATCACGCTGCCGATCCTGGACAAGATGGGCTGGTTCCTGCGCGGCGGCAAGGCAAAGCGTGAATCGCTGGCCGTGGCGCGGCTGTACAGCGAGCAGCTCGAACTGAAGGCGCACCACCTGCGCCAGAACGTTTCCGAACTCTCCGGCGGCAACCAGCAGAAGGTGGTGCTGGGCAAGTGGCTGGCCACGAATCCGAAAGTGATCATCCTCGACGAACCCACGAAGGGCATCGACATCGGTTCGAAGGCGGCGGTGCACCGCTTCGTCGGCGAGCTGGTGAGGCAGGGATTGTCGGTGATCCTCGTGTCGTCCGAACTACCGGAAGTGCTGGGCCTGTCGGACCGCATCGTGGTGATGCACCAGGGCCGCGTGGAGCGCGAATTCTCGCGCCTCGAAGCGACCCCGGAAAACGTGTGCGCGGCCGCCTCGGGTGCCGTGCTGGAGGAAGCGGCGTGA
- a CDS encoding ABC transporter permease: MNAFNLKSMKRELLLAGSIVVLIVGVGLRAPVFVTGASLANLLTDSTLLIMLALAQMLVIVTRGVDLSVASNLALSGMAAALLAAHNPGLPLPAIVLAAAALGLVLGLVNGYLIGYLDLPAIVVTLGTMSVYRGLVFVLSGGAWVSSHQMPADFIAFPLARLLGVTHLVWIAALAVLAAWYLAGHSRFGRDLFAIGNAPSSARYVGIPMAKRLLWTYGISGLVAGLCGYLWVARYAVAYTEIAYGFEFTVIAACVIGGINIAGGTGSVFGAVLGALFLAVIGNALPVVKVSPFWQSALTGAVILVAVLINARDRKKEGRQILPLHLDNHHSPVRSAA; this comes from the coding sequence GTGAACGCATTCAATCTGAAGTCAATGAAACGCGAACTGCTGCTGGCCGGGTCGATCGTGGTGCTGATCGTCGGCGTGGGCCTGCGCGCGCCGGTGTTCGTCACCGGTGCGAGCCTGGCCAACCTGCTGACGGACAGCACCCTGCTGATCATGCTGGCGCTGGCGCAGATGCTGGTCATCGTCACGCGCGGGGTCGACCTTTCCGTGGCGTCGAACCTGGCACTGTCGGGCATGGCGGCCGCCCTGCTCGCGGCGCACAACCCGGGCCTGCCGCTGCCGGCCATCGTGCTGGCCGCCGCGGCGCTGGGCCTCGTGCTGGGACTCGTCAACGGCTACCTGATCGGCTACCTGGACCTGCCGGCGATCGTCGTCACGCTGGGCACGATGAGCGTGTACCGCGGGCTGGTGTTCGTGCTGTCCGGCGGCGCATGGGTGTCGTCGCACCAGATGCCGGCCGACTTCATCGCCTTCCCGCTGGCGCGCCTGCTGGGCGTGACGCACCTGGTGTGGATCGCCGCGCTGGCCGTGCTGGCGGCATGGTACCTGGCTGGCCACAGCCGCTTCGGCCGTGACCTGTTCGCGATCGGCAACGCGCCTTCGAGCGCCCGCTATGTGGGCATCCCGATGGCGAAGCGCCTGCTGTGGACCTACGGGATTTCCGGCCTGGTGGCCGGCCTGTGCGGCTACCTGTGGGTGGCACGCTACGCGGTGGCCTACACCGAGATCGCCTACGGCTTCGAATTCACCGTGATCGCCGCATGCGTGATCGGCGGCATCAACATCGCCGGCGGCACGGGCTCCGTGTTCGGCGCCGTGCTGGGCGCGCTGTTCCTGGCCGTGATCGGCAACGCGCTGCCGGTGGTGAAGGTATCGCCGTTCTGGCAAAGCGCGCTGACCGGCGCCGTGATCCTGGTCGCCGTGCTGATCAACGCCCGCGACCGCAAGAAGGAAGGCCGGCAGATCCTGCCGCTGCACCTCGACAACCATCACTCGCCAGTCCGGAGTGCCGCGTGA
- a CDS encoding TonB-dependent receptor produces MTRHTNNVQAAGRLNRRTVFAIAALMLAAHAAMAQEATATAAPVTAPAAQEAQQAAPAAAPAADPSQGSVVVVTGTRKSVASAIDRKIRNATVSDSIIAEDINQFPDKNVGEALSRITGVQLSRSFGEGSQVAIRGVEPDLNRVEINGMSVLSTGGGAGRGAELRELASELIQSIDVYKGVTADMTEGGVGGTVSVKTRKPLDFKKPTVAATASGQQSSSRGGVQPRGSLLLADKYFDNKLGLMGNFVYDKVLTQQDYARNTSWRFLRDWDASAEKTVVSKDPALAAIGSQAGCDALTGTPKTDCLKQWYDYSPGIARYGMWTRDHKRSSAEVTAQYEFSKSFNAYVSYQDNKQDQRLNDRNFGTAFENVNRLASAGKAPVYNASGIGSGGTCTAIPTTGTPAGMTVQNHYVTEYTVGNCLNVGGQGGQGAFSTSARDYELDIRSRYLSSGFTFKRDRLEVEGLVGTSSSDYFSDSNNVVLTQNAPGLKVALDAQGLPHFTFPSGYSPDDASSYTQVQLQYRPSETRNTEDQAKIDAKYRLDGFFSKLWVGAQARKSTGRQYNGGGYLNSNDLSTTADDVGIISANVNQTLIYDPLNTSGVIRSPETQSFLNNSYATNYATAAQMQALVSSIIGRTPGTFFNGYDKVSNLPAGWTTPNYAAAAPNFDTSHFNHDYLTSAPGSDGKTYPQIPAYKSEENVRSAYARLDFDSELLGYGFTGNVGARYTGTRSRATGSSSYRYRLRTGANNSTAYTDYIISNSIATVDNEYHDVLPSANLMAWLVPDTFLVRLGWGKVMSRPRIDLLAPNISCIANSGSELVGGDGTADDCTAGNPKLKPFRATNTDLSLEYYPSADTQVSVAFFNKKISSYILEKNLQKDVDVYGDGRLWDVTGAVNGEGATTKGIEVTARTAFTFLPGWLGGFGVDTNFTRMNYKYAPGTERLNTLDGSVLPYPGLSKNSYNAALWYDRGPINARVAYNHRDRYYTGGNDVSGNPNFSEKTGYLDAKLQYRYSENITFSLEGKNLTDQAEITDAGDQFRVNELAFPGRRYYLSVSFKN; encoded by the coding sequence TTGACCAGGCACACCAACAACGTGCAGGCGGCCGGCCGCCTGAACCGCAGGACCGTTTTCGCGATCGCCGCATTGATGCTGGCCGCGCATGCCGCCATGGCGCAGGAGGCAACCGCCACGGCCGCACCCGTTACTGCGCCTGCGGCCCAGGAAGCGCAGCAGGCTGCGCCGGCCGCCGCGCCGGCTGCCGATCCTTCGCAAGGCAGCGTCGTGGTCGTGACCGGCACGCGCAAATCGGTCGCTTCCGCGATCGACCGCAAGATCCGCAACGCCACGGTGTCCGATTCGATCATCGCCGAAGACATCAACCAGTTCCCCGACAAGAACGTGGGCGAGGCGCTGTCGCGCATCACCGGCGTGCAGCTGTCCCGTTCGTTCGGCGAGGGCTCGCAGGTGGCCATCCGCGGCGTGGAGCCGGACCTGAACCGTGTCGAGATCAACGGCATGTCGGTGCTGTCCACCGGCGGTGGGGCCGGCCGCGGCGCCGAACTGCGCGAACTGGCTTCGGAACTGATCCAGTCCATCGACGTGTACAAGGGCGTGACCGCGGACATGACCGAAGGCGGCGTGGGCGGCACCGTCAGCGTAAAGACCCGCAAGCCGCTGGACTTCAAGAAGCCGACAGTCGCCGCCACCGCGTCCGGGCAGCAGTCGTCCAGCCGCGGCGGCGTGCAGCCGCGCGGCAGCCTGCTGCTGGCCGACAAATACTTCGACAACAAGCTGGGCCTGATGGGCAACTTCGTCTACGACAAGGTGCTCACGCAGCAGGACTATGCGCGCAACACGTCGTGGCGCTTCCTGCGCGACTGGGATGCATCGGCCGAAAAAACGGTGGTGAGCAAGGACCCGGCGCTTGCCGCGATCGGCAGCCAGGCCGGATGCGACGCGCTGACCGGCACGCCCAAGACCGATTGCCTCAAGCAGTGGTACGACTACTCGCCCGGCATCGCGCGCTACGGCATGTGGACGCGCGATCACAAGCGCTCGTCCGCCGAGGTGACCGCGCAGTATGAGTTCTCGAAAAGCTTCAATGCCTACGTGAGCTACCAGGACAACAAGCAGGACCAGCGCCTGAACGACCGCAACTTCGGCACGGCATTCGAAAACGTCAACCGCCTGGCCAGCGCCGGCAAGGCGCCGGTGTACAACGCCAGCGGCATCGGATCCGGCGGCACCTGCACGGCCATCCCGACCACGGGCACGCCGGCCGGCATGACGGTGCAGAACCACTACGTCACCGAATACACGGTGGGCAACTGCCTGAACGTGGGCGGCCAGGGCGGGCAGGGCGCGTTCTCCACGTCGGCGCGCGACTATGAGCTCGATATCCGTTCGCGCTACCTGTCCAGCGGCTTCACCTTCAAGCGCGACCGGCTGGAAGTGGAAGGCCTGGTCGGCACGTCGTCGTCCGACTACTTCAGCGACAGCAACAACGTGGTGCTGACGCAGAACGCGCCGGGCCTGAAGGTCGCGCTCGATGCCCAGGGCCTGCCGCACTTCACGTTCCCGAGCGGTTATTCGCCGGATGACGCCAGCTCGTACACGCAGGTGCAGTTGCAGTACCGTCCGTCGGAAACGCGCAATACCGAAGACCAGGCCAAGATCGACGCCAAATACCGCCTCGACGGCTTCTTCTCGAAACTGTGGGTCGGCGCCCAGGCCCGCAAGTCGACAGGCCGCCAGTACAACGGCGGCGGCTACCTGAACAGCAACGATCTCTCCACCACGGCCGACGACGTGGGCATCATCAGCGCCAACGTCAACCAGACGCTGATCTACGATCCGCTGAACACCTCGGGCGTGATCCGCTCGCCGGAGACGCAATCGTTCCTGAACAACAGCTACGCGACGAATTACGCCACCGCGGCCCAGATGCAGGCGCTGGTCAGCTCGATCATCGGCCGCACCCCGGGCACGTTCTTCAATGGCTACGACAAGGTGAGCAACCTGCCCGCCGGCTGGACGACGCCGAACTACGCCGCCGCGGCGCCGAACTTCGACACGTCGCACTTCAACCACGACTACCTGACCAGCGCGCCGGGCAGCGACGGCAAGACCTATCCGCAGATCCCGGCCTACAAGTCCGAGGAAAACGTGCGCTCCGCCTACGCCCGCCTGGACTTCGACTCCGAACTGCTCGGCTACGGCTTCACCGGCAATGTCGGCGCCCGCTACACGGGGACCCGCAGCCGCGCGACGGGTTCGTCGTCCTACCGTTACCGCCTCCGCACCGGCGCCAACAACTCGACGGCCTACACCGACTACATCATCTCGAACAGCATCGCCACGGTCGACAACGAGTACCACGACGTGCTGCCGAGCGCCAACCTGATGGCCTGGCTGGTGCCGGACACGTTCCTGGTGCGGTTGGGCTGGGGCAAGGTGATGTCGCGGCCGCGCATCGACCTGCTGGCACCGAACATCTCGTGCATCGCCAACAGCGGCAGCGAATTGGTGGGCGGCGACGGCACGGCCGACGACTGCACGGCCGGCAATCCGAAGCTCAAGCCATTCCGCGCCACCAATACCGACCTGTCGCTCGAGTATTACCCGAGCGCCGACACCCAGGTCAGCGTGGCGTTCTTCAACAAGAAGATCTCCAGCTACATCCTGGAGAAGAACCTGCAGAAGGATGTCGACGTGTACGGCGATGGCCGCCTGTGGGACGTGACGGGGGCGGTCAACGGCGAGGGCGCCACCACCAAGGGCATCGAGGTGACGGCCCGCACGGCGTTCACGTTCCTGCCGGGCTGGCTGGGCGGCTTCGGCGTGGATACCAACTTCACGCGCATGAACTACAAGTATGCGCCGGGTACCGAACGCCTGAACACCCTCGATGGCAGCGTGCTGCCGTATCCGGGGCTGTCGAAGAACAGCTACAACGCGGCACTGTGGTATGACCGCGGCCCGATCAATGCGCGCGTGGCCTACAACCACCGCGACCGCTACTACACGGGCGGCAACGACGTGTCGGGCAACCCGAATTTTTCGGAAAAAACCGGTTACCTCGATGCTAAACTGCAGTACCGCTACAGCGAGAACATCACCTTCTCGCTGGAGGGCAAGAACCTGACCGACCAGGCTGAAATCACCGATGCGGGCGACCAGTTCCGCGTCAACGAGCTTGCGTTCCCGGGCCGCCGTTACTACCTGAGCGTCTCCTTCAAGAACTGA
- a CDS encoding FGGY-family carbohydrate kinase codes for MTRDQSEARAIIVLDIGKTNVKLALIDAAGNQLTERRRANTVLRDGPYPHHDTEGIWNWMLDTIRDFAATTPVRAIVPVTHGATAALVDDAGLVLPVLDYEFEPPAAQREDYIAQRPAYDTTYSPSLPAGLNLGRQLAWLAWAYPADFARTKHILMYPQYWAWRLSGVAAGEVTSLGCHTDLWQPSRQQYSQLVERMGWNPLMPPLRNAWDALGPLRPDLIERTGLPADCQVVCGIHDSNASLLRHLDAKGSHAAPPAVLSTGTWVIAALPGGPLDDLREASDMLANCSALGQPVPCIRFMGGREFGALAGTDAAPCSVADLQQIIDQDSYALPAFAEAGGPFAGRTGSVVGPALPTDAERTALATLYCVLMSDWCLTALGSAGDIVIEGSFTNNPHFAPLLAALRRGQQVTVTDDASGTTCGGWMLAHWGTAPSTRSHTAEPIALQGWPQYRERWLAQLL; via the coding sequence ATGACCAGGGATCAATCGGAAGCTCGTGCAATCATCGTGCTCGACATTGGCAAGACCAACGTCAAGCTGGCGCTGATCGACGCCGCCGGCAACCAGCTGACCGAACGGCGCCGCGCCAACACGGTGCTGCGCGACGGGCCGTATCCGCACCACGACACCGAAGGCATCTGGAACTGGATGCTCGACACGATCCGCGACTTCGCGGCGACCACGCCGGTGCGGGCGATCGTGCCGGTCACGCATGGCGCCACCGCGGCGCTGGTCGACGATGCCGGGTTGGTGCTGCCGGTGCTCGACTACGAGTTCGAGCCGCCGGCCGCGCAGCGGGAAGACTACATCGCGCAGCGGCCCGCGTATGACACGACCTATTCGCCGTCGCTGCCGGCCGGCCTGAACCTGGGGCGGCAGCTGGCGTGGCTGGCCTGGGCTTATCCGGCCGATTTCGCGCGCACGAAACACATCCTGATGTATCCGCAGTACTGGGCATGGCGCCTCTCCGGGGTGGCGGCCGGCGAAGTCACGTCGCTCGGCTGCCATACGGACCTGTGGCAGCCGTCGCGCCAGCAGTATTCGCAGCTGGTCGAGCGGATGGGCTGGAACCCGCTGATGCCGCCGCTGCGCAATGCCTGGGATGCGCTGGGGCCGCTGCGCCCCGACCTGATCGAGCGCACCGGGCTGCCGGCCGATTGCCAGGTGGTGTGCGGCATCCACGACAGCAATGCCTCGCTGCTGCGCCACCTCGATGCGAAGGGCAGCCATGCGGCGCCGCCGGCCGTGCTGTCGACCGGCACCTGGGTGATCGCCGCCCTGCCCGGCGGCCCGCTGGACGATTTGCGGGAAGCGTCGGACATGCTGGCCAACTGCAGCGCGCTGGGCCAGCCGGTGCCGTGCATCCGCTTCATGGGCGGCCGCGAATTCGGCGCGCTGGCCGGCACCGACGCCGCGCCGTGCAGCGTGGCCGACCTGCAGCAGATCATCGACCAGGACTCGTACGCCCTGCCCGCGTTCGCCGAAGCGGGCGGCCCGTTCGCCGGCCGCACCGGTTCCGTCGTCGGCCCCGCGCTGCCGACCGATGCCGAACGCACCGCGCTGGCCACGCTGTACTGCGTGCTGATGAGCGACTGGTGCCTGACCGCGCTCGGTTCGGCGGGCGACATCGTCATCGAAGGCAGCTTCACCAACAACCCCCACTTCGCCCCGCTGCTCGCCGCCCTGCGGCGCGGCCAGCAGGTGACCGTCACCGACGACGCCAGCGGCACCACGTGCGGCGGCTGGATGCTGGCGCACTGGGGCACCGCCCCTTCGACCCGCTCGCACACCGCCGAGCCGATCGCGCTGCAGGGATGGCCGCAGTACCGCGAACGGTGGCTGGCGCAGTTGCTTTGA